The sequence below is a genomic window from Methylotuvimicrobium sp. KM2.
CATCGGTGTTATATTTGCTTAACATAATAGTTATCCAGCTTGAAAGTGCGCGGAGAGTTAAAAGCCGCTCATTTTAACTTTTTTCGCGACCGCTTTGTTAGTTTTTGCTTAACTATAGTTTGTAAAGCGATCAATCACGAACGAAGCGCAAGCTTAATTGACGAACGACAAAGTCGATTTATACTATTCCGCTAACCGCTTCTTCCGGCAAAAAACCACCTGCCTGCATTGACCAAAGCCGATGATAAAATCCTTTTCGACCCAGTAATTCATTATGGCTGCCGTCCTCGACGATGCGACCGTTATCAAAGACCAAAATGCGGTCGAGATGGGCAATCGTCGATAAACGATGCGCAACGGCGATGACGGTCTTACGACCCATGGCTCGGTCGAGATTTTCTTGAATGGTTTTTTCGGTGACCGAATCTAAACTGGATGTGGCTTCGTCAAGAATTAGAATCGGCGCATCCTTCAGCATGACGCGAGCGATGGCGATACGTTGACGCTGTCCACCGGACAACTTGACGCCGCGTTCTCCCACCAGAGCATCGTAACCTTCTTTCATATCGTTGATAAACTCGTCGGCATGTGCGAGATCGGCGGCGCCAATTATTTCCGCATCCGCCGCCTCCAGTTTGCCGTAACCGATATTTTCTTTGAGGCTGCGATGGAACAAACTCGGATCCTGAGGAATCACGCTGACTTGTTCATGCAAGGAATCTTGAGTTACACCGGCAATGTCGACACCATCGATCAGGATCGCTCCGTCTTGAGGTTCGTAATTGCGTAGCATTAGCGCGACAAAGGTCGATTTTCCGGATCCTGAAAAACCAACTAAACCAACTCGTTGCCCCGGTTCAATGATGACGTTCAAGTTTTCAAAAACCGGCTGTGAGGGATCGTAACCGAAGCGAACATGACGGAACTCGATTCTGCCATGTGTCACGGTTAGAGGTGTAGCTTCAGGTTTGTCGATAATTTCGTGAGGACGAACGATAGTCTCGACACCGTTGGCAACATTGCCGACATATTCGAAAAACTCTAAAAATCGCCGGGTTAGATTACGGGCATCGCTGATAATCAATAACGCCAAGGCAATGCTCATTGTAAAATCGCCAACACTGATTATGCCGCTTTCCCAAAGCGTGAGCGCATAGTAGACCGTGCCGATCTTGAGTGCGGCGGCGGCAATGAATTGAAACCAACGGACTCGTTCCATATACCAAAATGTGCGGCGTCCGGCACGAACTTCGGTTTCCAAATATTCGTTCAAATAACGGCGCTCGTAATTGAGCCTGGCAAACAACTTGGCGTTAAGCATATTGCTGACCGCATCGACGATTTTGCCGTTGACATGGCTGCGAGTCGCTGCGTAACTTTTTGCATATTGCTGACAACGAGTGGCAAGCCAATAAGAAATGACAATATACGATAATACCCAGCTTGCAACGTATTGCCCTAGTCCTTGATTAACCTCAAGCAATAAAAAAATCGAAACGATAAAGGTTACCGTAATTGGCCAAAATTCGCATAAAACCGACCACGTCGTATGATTGACGCTGATCGCGGTTTCGCTAATGCGATGCGCCAGTGCTCCGGCAAAGTGATGACCGAAGTAACTAACCGAGTGATACTGCAAATAAGCAAAAAGTTTTTGTGTTGTTCTTTGCCGCAAACGAGGTCCGATAATAATCAGCAATGCACCGCTGGTTCGACTGAAGATAATTTCGGCCAAAGCCAAGCCTATCAGCAATAGCAATGGTTGTTGCAGTGTTTTCAGTACCGGGCCGGTTTGTTCGGTCAATGAAGCGACGCCATCCATAATGGCCTTGACTGCATAAGGCACCAGAATATTGCATGCCGCCTGTCCTGTCTCGAGAATTAACATTAACATCAATAAAACCGGGAAACTGCTAATACAGTACAGGATAAATTTGATCGTGCCGGTAGGGAGGTCCGGGGCTTCTCGTGCGCGTTGGAAAGAAGAAGGCTTAGGCATGAGTACTGTTATCTACTTTGCTCGTCATCTCTTTGCTTCCTAGGTTGATATCGAAATTTGTGTGATGGGTATAATTTGCATTAATCGGTAAGAAAATGCCGATCTAATAATTGTCAATGAAACTTCAATATTAGCCGGTAAATCAAGGAGCATTTCAAGATCGATTCGAAGTGCTTCCGCAAGCAAATTTGGCCGCGCGAAGTATACCTTGTTTGCTAAGCCAATAAAATTCGGATAGATTGCACCGATTGTTGGGTCGTATTACAGGTATCAATCGATCTTTACACTAATACTCAAATTTAGGGTCGACCAATGCAAGTTGAAGTGCTTCTGATTTTTTTATTGATTGTAGCGCTTTTCTGTTGGTCGGATGCTTTGTCTATTAGAGAATATGCTTATTTGGCCGTAAGAAAACACTGTGCGGATATGGGTGTGCAAATGTTGGACGATTGTGTCGCATTGAGCCGAATGACGTTTAAAAGAGATGAGTTCGGTAGGTTAAGGCTGATGCGTTCTTTCGAATTCGAATTCTCGGCATCGGGCGATGATCGTTATATCGGGGTGATAACGATGACCGGTCGGCGAATTGAATCGATTCAGATGCCGCCTTACCGGATGATATAAAATTTACGGCGGCGTGCTAATCGAGTTTTATGCCCGTTTGTAAGCGGCGGGCCTAGACTTTTATTTAAAAAGGAAAATTAACAATGATTTTTACAACAACACCTGATGTGCCGGGACGAGAGATTACTGAAAACTTGGGCGTGGTAGTGGGTAATATTGTGCAATCCAAGCATGTAGGGCGCGATTTCATGGCGGCTTTAAAAGGATTGGTTGGCGGTGAAATTAAAGGCTATACAGAAATGTTGGCCGATGCCAGGGATCTTGCCATTGAAAGAATGGTGACCGAAGCGCAGCGTCGCGGCGCCGATGCTGTAGTTAATATTCGGTTTACGACCAGTGCGATCATGGCCAATGCGTCCGAAATCATGGCTTACGGAACTGCGGTAAAACTCAAATGATTGAGCGTCAACGCATCGATTCTCCTTGCGTCGGAAATTGCTGTCTCGATGAAGCCGATGTTTGCCTAGGTTGCTACCGTACGCTCGAAGAAATCAAATCTTGGGGGGAGGTAGATGATGAAGCGCGTATCAATATTCTTAACAATGTTTCGCAAAGGGCCAAGCAAAAAGTGTATTCCGATCGTGTAAATTGTTGTTGAATTAGGCGCGGAAATAGGCGTCGAGTAAAAAAGTAGTCGTTTTTGCTAAGCCTGTTCGCGGTTTTGACTGTTGATGATTGAGCGATGGCTTATGCGCAAAGCCATGGAATGCGTTTAATGGAAGGATGCCGGGCAGAATCAAGTCGAAGAATTTATATTTGAACCTTATTAAAACTGTGTTATTTAACACAGTTTTAATAAGGTATCTTGCCATAGCCGCCGCCAGGGATCTGCGAAATCTAGAGAAGGTATGACAAAGCTTAGCTATTCACATTCATGATCGAGGCGAATGCCCAAATGACCGCTTAACCCAGCTTTAACAAGTGTAGTGCCTACCGCCTATGCTATTGAAATATAATAATTAAAAATCATGCCAAATTTAACTTTGTAGTGCCATAAAATTAATTATTGCATATTATTCAATAGCCTATTGACGCGTAATGTTAAGGCTGGGTTAAGGCACTGTAAAGCCGAATTCGAAAATCAGCTTTACAGATGCATAAAGTACCAATGCGATAGCGGCAAGATAAACCAGCAAACGTATAGAGTTATGCTTTAGATTGCCTAAAAGTGTTGGCGCTTTGCCTTCTTTTTTAAGTTGTTCGTACAATGCTCGTTGGGTCAGCGCACGCTGCTTTTGATATTGATGCAGCAGGATTTGTGCCTGTTGGAGTTGGGTTTGATCACTAAGCCATAAAGCCGGCATCGAAATTCCCCAGTTACCCGCCGACGTTTCATAAAAGTCGATCGAATGTTCGCTTAGAAGTTCGCGTACTTCCTCGGCCTCGTCTTCTGGTACCCCTCTGAGTGAAAATAGTAAATGCGGCATAGTTTATGGAAAAAATAATGGGTTTATTTGTATTGTATGCGATAACGGTGCGCTCTTTCATTGCTATGATTCTAAGTTTATATAATTCAATGGCTTAGTTAATAGGCACTACAATTTTTTGGGCTCTGCATACGTTAAAAAATGCAAGCCCCCATCAATACCGGAAACACTTAAAAATTCAAAGTGAATTGTAGGCTTCGCTGAGCGTACCTGATGTTGGCGCAGAGTGCTTCTATATCCGCAATACAAAGCTTGGCTTGCCTCGATCGACACATCCCATACCTTTTATTCTTGAACGTTTTTTAATCAAAAGGGAGTAGGGCGGAAATGAAACAGTCTGTTTCTAAAAATAGGCCAAATGACACAATAAAACAGTGTTATTTAACCTATTTTTTTATTGCTTCCTCTATGATTGTTTTCTTTGTTCTGTAAAATCATGCAGTTATAAGTTGGCATTTATTATGCTTAGATTCATAGTACTGAGTTAATTGCCTAATTGTCTACAGAGGTGAATAAAAATGAGTCAAGATTTAACGCGTGTGGAAACTGAAGTCAATGTTGATAACAATGGCGCTCTGTTAGTGGGTGCGGGTTTAGCTGTAGCATCCATGATAGTGTTGCCGGCTTTGGCAATGCGGTTAGGCTTGGGGGCAAGCTTAACCGGTGCATTAAGAATCGCGTTAATGAAAGCATCAAATCGTGCCGCGAGCGGCGCTTATCGATCATCGACAAAAACGGCCGCTTCGTAATTATTCCCTTTGCTAGTCAAACTTCGGCGCCGGAGCTTTTTTTAACGGGCTTCCGGCGCCGAAGTTTGTTTTATGATTGTAACTATTCAGCCCCCGGCAATTATCGATCCCACGCTCTGCACTCGCCGTTATACACAAGTACCGGTAAAGGTGCTGAACAGAGTTTATCGAATACCTGGGTACGGTACTGTTTGAAAAATCAGTGGATATTGAAAGTCAATGGCTTTCCCTCACCTAGCGTTAGGTGAGGGACGACGAAGGCGTCGCTCCCACAAAGGGCGGATGCTCTGTGGGAGCGATCCCCAGATCGCGATTTCGAAACCTAGTGTGTTAAGCGACAATCAATGGTATCGAGGCCTCATTAGCTAAGATTGTAAAACAGTAATTTTTTTCTGGTTCCCACGGTCCTCCGTGGGAACCCATACCTTGTCAGCCGAGGCAAGATCGGTATGCGTTCCCACGCTGGAGCGGTGGGAACGAGGAAAACGGTAATTTTTGACTTATGTATAACGATGAGCGCTCTGCGTGTGAACGATAGGGGGTATTAATAATTGCTTATGATTAGTTCCCTGCCTTTTTCGGGCCGTTCTATACTTTTCTTATCAAGCAACAACCTTTGTTAAATTAAATTGTTATTAGTTCTCATGAACTTGCTTTAGCCCTTACAGTAAGCGCTTGTTGTGTAAAATTTATTTTGCTAATATCGGCCGATAGGAAATGAAATCAAGAATTCAGAATGAACGATACCAAAAAAGCTTGTGATTTATGTGGTTTAACGGTGGAGACGCCGGGGTTCACGTTGAAAACCAATGAAGGTGATAAAGATTTTTGTTGTGAAGGGTGCAAAGGAATCTATCAAATGCTGCACGAGGATCAAATTCTACCTGAACCCGAAAAGTCCGAGTAAGCCAACTTCTATCATCAATTTAAATAATTAAGGAAAAGATTAAATGAAACATGTGCACGGCAAAACCGCACAACAGGGGATGAATTCCATGTCTAAAGAAATTGTTAAAGGTTCGATGGCCTCCGCCACGGTTCAAGGCGGAAGCAAATTGCTCGGTAAAGCAGCCAAGCATCCGTTATTGGTTTTTGGCTTAGGTGTAGCCGCCGGTTACGTGATCTATAAATACCGTAAGGAAATTATTTCGGGAACCACGAAAGTGGTCGATGCCGGAAAAGATTTTGTTTTGCAACAAAAAGAAAATTTAGAAGATATCGTTGCAGAAACAAAAGAATAATAGCGTATATATACCTTTCGCACTTCAAATTTCGGCAGTGCCCGAGGAGGCGCCGAATTTTTATCTACGATGGGTATACTTCGGCCATATTTTGTTATGGCAAGATTATTTTATTCGACGCTGATAAAGATATAAGCGATAGTGACTGCATTAATCGATAAAAGGGTCGAATAGATCCGCGAATTTGTTTATGCGGAGTATTTAACGGGTGTTCTGTACTGATTTGTCGGAACGCCCGTTTTTGTTTCTACTAAGGCAATGTTTGAATTATGGCTATCCAAAGAAGTTTTGTGATGCGTTATCGGGAGAACGGGCACGTCAGGTTTCAAATCCCCTCGGCAGCCTGCGATTCCGCAGCGGCTAAAGCGTTGACCGAAAAATTGCTTGAACTCGAAGGAGTTTATCGGGTCGTGCTATATCGGCGGCAACAAAAATTATCGATACGTTTTCAAGAAACGATTTGCGAGTTCGAATCACTGGTCAAGCAGTTGTATAAAATCCTGGACGAAATTGAGAAAGCGAGGCTTTTTAATCCGAAGCCAATAGCCAAACCGAGGCTCTGGAAAGAACGGGCTAATCGTAATAAAGCCAAGTCGGAACCCCTCAATTGGTTTAAACAAAAATACACCGATGCCAAAGATACGGTACATGCCGCTCAAGTCGTCGGAAAAATCGGCTTGAAAAAACCCAAAGCTTTTTTAAACGATCCTGAAAAAGCCGTCATCGACTTTTTGAACGATATTTTAGTGCTGTTTCTGATCAAGTTGCATTGGCAGCACATTACCCAGCAATGGATCGTGAAGCCATTCAAATATCGTTATGAATGGATGGCGATCTTCTATATGTTTTATTTATTGATACGGTCACGTAAAAAATAAATTCGTAATTATTCAGTATAAGTCATGTATGAGAAGGTGTCAGGCATTGATTTATAAGGCTGTCTGCAACAGGACGTTGCAGTCAGAGCTTACAGGGATGTATTCACGCGTCCTTAGAAATCAATGCCTGACACCAACCTACCGCATGAGCTGAATAGTTACATAAATTCTTTATTTCTATGCCGCCTTGTGCGACATATTTTTCAAATCGCAGCGTTTGTTGTTATTCACTGGCTTGATATTACTGTCTAAATCGATATGGATTCCCAAAGCGTGACTTTTAAAAACTTTCGGCTTGTTCATCAATTATCCCGGCGCATTCGGATCGAATCTCCAATACTAAAAAAAGACCAAGAGCGGGGTTACATTTTTGAAATCCTGCTAAAAAAGCGACCGGAAATTAAAGCGGTACGTTCAGTTTTTTCGCTGGGTTCGGTTGTGATTGAATTCGACCCGGCCAGTCTACCGAAAAAGAATTTACTGATTTTGATCGATGCGGTCCTGGGCAACATCGCCCATAAACAAAGCATCGACCATCAAGCAAGAAAGAAAGACTTTGACGGTCCCCTGCAAGAAGTCGATCTTGCCGTCGAAGGCATGACTTGCGCGTCGTGCGCTTTGCTAATCGAAATGGTTCTGAAACGCGATCCGGCGATCAAGCAAGCCAGCGTCAATTTCGGTACCGAAACTTTAACCGTCCATGGGCAGCTCGATAAGGATGAAGTCGGTGTAAGAGTGGCGTCGCTTGGTTACAAAACCTATGCGATGGATACCTTGTCGCAACGCAAAATTCTGATTGAAAAAGAACAGCAACGTATTTTGACGGCACGAAGCCGTTTCGTTTGGTCGGGAATATTGAGTCTGCCCGTTGTTGCGGTCGGCATGAGCATGCCGTCGTCGCGCTGGCTGCATTGGCTGCAATTCGGTTTGACGACACCGGTCGTATTTTGGTCCGGCCGGCAGTTTTTCAGCAAGGCTTTTCGTTTGGCGAAACACCGAGCGGCCAACATGGATTCATTGATAGCATTGGGCGTCGGTTCCGCCTACGGTTATAGTTTGCCGGCGTTGTTTCGAAACAGAGGTCACATTTATTTCGAAGCGGCCGCCGCGATCATTACCTTTGTCTTGTTGGGGCGCTATCTCGAAGAAAATGCGAAGGGCAAGGCCGGAGAGGCGATCCGAAAATTAGTCGATTTGCAGCCGCAAACCGCGACGTTGTTGCGCGACGGCGAAGAAGTCACGATCGATGTCGACGATATCGCAATCGACGATATTTTATTGGTGCGTCCAGGTGAAAAAATACCGACCGACGGCCAAGTGATTCATGGCGTTTCGACGGTCGACGAAGCGATGGTGACAGGCGAAAGTTTACCGGTCGTCAAGGAAGTCGGTCAAAAAGTGATAGGAGGCTGCGTCAACGGCAGCGGCGTATTGAAGATACGTGCGACTGCGGTCGGCATGGACACCGTGCTGGCCGGTATCGTACACATGGTCGATCAGGCTCAGGCAGCCAAATTGCCGATTCAGAAACAGGTCGATAGAATCTCGGCGGTGTTCGTGCCCTCGGTCATGGTTTTTTCAGGCTTGACGATGGGCGGGTGGTTGCTGGTTGGTGCGCCGTTCGCGCATGCCTTCGGTAATGCGATTACCGTGTTATTGATCGCTTGCCCTTGTGCATTAGGCTTGGCGACTCCGGCGGCAATCATGGTGGGTACCGGCCGCGCGGCGCGCGAAGGTGTTTATATCCGCAACGGCGAAAGTCTGGAACTGGCGGCCAAGCTCGATGCGATCGTGTTCGATAAGACCGGCACGATTACCGAAGGTAAACCGAAAGTCAGCGAGTGGCTCAATATTTCCGGAATAGACGATGTGGAAGTCTTGTTGTTGGCTGCGTCGGCAGAAAACAATTCGGAGCATTTCCTCGGTAAAGCGATCGTAGACTATGCCAAAGAGCATTCGATGGTCCTACAGGAATGCAGTCATTTCAAGAGCGAAACCGGACGCGGGATTTTAGCCGAAGTTGGGGGAAAAAATTTATTATTGGGCAATAGAGGGTGGTTGATTGACCAAGGTGTTTCGGTTGACGCCTTATCGAAAGAAGCCGGCGAATATGCCGGGCAGGGTAAGACGCCCGTGTTTATGGCGATAAACGGCAAGGAGTCGGCTGTTTTCGGTATTGCCGATAAGCCGCGGCCACAAGCGGGTAAAGCGATCGCAAGATTGAATAAAATGGGTGTGCATACGCTGATGGTGACCGGTGATACCGAAAAAACGGCTAATTATATTGCCGCGAAAGTCGGTATCGAAACGGTTATCGCGAACGCGAAGCCCGAGGATAAATTGGCGATTATTCACGAATTCCAACAACAAGGTCGTCATGTCGGCATGATCGGCGACGGTATCAATGATGCCCCGGCACTGGCGGCGGCCGATGTCGGTTTTGCGATAGGCAGCGGCACCGATATCGCGATCGAATCGGCCGATATGACGCTAGTCAGCGGCGATATTACCAAAGTGACCGATGCAATCGAGCTCAGTACCGATACGATTCGTATCATCAAGGAAAATTTGTTTTGGGCGTTCGGTTATAACACGGTCGCGATTCCGGTCGCGGCCTTGGGTAAGCTTAATCCGATGATCGCCTCGGCGGCGATGGCGCTGAGTTCGGTGTCCGTGATCGTCAATTCGTTGCGCTTGGGTAAAAAATAGGATTTCAAATGGATCATTCGACAATGGATCACGGCATGCATCATATTGCTGCAGCCGGCGGTTTCGACTACAGTCTGGCTTTTATGGCCGGATTGTTGGGCAGCGGACATTGTTTGGGAATGTGCGGCGCATTGGTTTCCGGTTACTTCATGAAATCAGGACCGTCCAGAAGCTATCTCCCATATTTCGCCTATCAACTCGCGCGCATTTTCGTTTATACGATGGTCGGCTTCGCCGCCGCCTCGCTCGGAGTCGTTTTGGTTTCGAGCGGTCTGTTCGGCAAGCTGCAAAGTCTGCTGCAAATGGTGATCGGCGCAGTCGTGATCCTTTTGGCTTTGGGTATTCTCGGTTGGATACCGTTTCAAGGCTCGATTCGATTGATTCCGATGAATGTGTTACGCAAGGGCTATGCATCTGCGAGCACCAAAGGTCCGGTCATCGGCGCGCTGATTGCCGGTTTTTTGAACGGTTTGATGCCGTGCCCGTTGACGTTCGCAATGGCTGTCAAGGCTACCTCCGCGACAACCATTGCCGAGGGCGGATTGTTGATGCTGACTTTCGGTGCCGGAACGCTGCCGATGATGCTGTTCATCAGTGTCGCGTTCGGTAAGATGAGCGCGCATTTCAGAGGCTTGATGTTGAAAACGGCGGCCTTGATCATGATCGTAATGGGTTCGAATACGATCTATATGGGACTGTCTTTCTATGTCGAGGAGCATCATCATCACCGCGATTTCCTGCATGATTTGAAAGATAGAATTGATGAATTGATTGTATTTTTAACCGAATTCGTCGACTATCTCGGCACCATGGTTAATAATGTGCCGGGAACGTAAATATACCCATTACTAGTCGCATTTCGGCGCCTGGGTGAATGTAAGTATTTAGTCTCTCTTTGAAAAAGAGGGGTTAGGGCAGACTATTTTAATAAATCCCCTCAATCCGTATTTTTCAAGTT
It includes:
- a CDS encoding DUF1289 domain-containing protein → MIERQRIDSPCVGNCCLDEADVCLGCYRTLEEIKSWGEVDDEARINILNNVSQRAKQKVYSDRVNCC
- a CDS encoding YbjQ family protein, yielding MIFTTTPDVPGREITENLGVVVGNIVQSKHVGRDFMAALKGLVGGEIKGYTEMLADARDLAIERMVTEAQRRGADAVVNIRFTTSAIMANASEIMAYGTAVKLK
- a CDS encoding sulfite exporter TauE/SafE family protein; translation: MDHSTMDHGMHHIAAAGGFDYSLAFMAGLLGSGHCLGMCGALVSGYFMKSGPSRSYLPYFAYQLARIFVYTMVGFAAASLGVVLVSSGLFGKLQSLLQMVIGAVVILLALGILGWIPFQGSIRLIPMNVLRKGYASASTKGPVIGALIAGFLNGLMPCPLTFAMAVKATSATTIAEGGLLMLTFGAGTLPMMLFISVAFGKMSAHFRGLMLKTAALIMIVMGSNTIYMGLSFYVEEHHHHRDFLHDLKDRIDELIVFLTEFVDYLGTMVNNVPGT
- a CDS encoding DUF6164 family protein produces the protein MPHLLFSLRGVPEDEAEEVRELLSEHSIDFYETSAGNWGISMPALWLSDQTQLQQAQILLHQYQKQRALTQRALYEQLKKEGKAPTLLGNLKHNSIRLLVYLAAIALVLYASVKLIFEFGFTVP
- a CDS encoding heavy metal translocating P-type ATPase yields the protein MDSQSVTFKNFRLVHQLSRRIRIESPILKKDQERGYIFEILLKKRPEIKAVRSVFSLGSVVIEFDPASLPKKNLLILIDAVLGNIAHKQSIDHQARKKDFDGPLQEVDLAVEGMTCASCALLIEMVLKRDPAIKQASVNFGTETLTVHGQLDKDEVGVRVASLGYKTYAMDTLSQRKILIEKEQQRILTARSRFVWSGILSLPVVAVGMSMPSSRWLHWLQFGLTTPVVFWSGRQFFSKAFRLAKHRAANMDSLIALGVGSAYGYSLPALFRNRGHIYFEAAAAIITFVLLGRYLEENAKGKAGEAIRKLVDLQPQTATLLRDGEEVTIDVDDIAIDDILLVRPGEKIPTDGQVIHGVSTVDEAMVTGESLPVVKEVGQKVIGGCVNGSGVLKIRATAVGMDTVLAGIVHMVDQAQAAKLPIQKQVDRISAVFVPSVMVFSGLTMGGWLLVGAPFAHAFGNAITVLLIACPCALGLATPAAIMVGTGRAAREGVYIRNGESLELAAKLDAIVFDKTGTITEGKPKVSEWLNISGIDDVEVLLLAASAENNSEHFLGKAIVDYAKEHSMVLQECSHFKSETGRGILAEVGGKNLLLGNRGWLIDQGVSVDALSKEAGEYAGQGKTPVFMAINGKESAVFGIADKPRPQAGKAIARLNKMGVHTLMVTGDTEKTANYIAAKVGIETVIANAKPEDKLAIIHEFQQQGRHVGMIGDGINDAPALAAADVGFAIGSGTDIAIESADMTLVSGDITKVTDAIELSTDTIRIIKENLFWAFGYNTVAIPVAALGKLNPMIASAAMALSSVSVIVNSLRLGKK
- a CDS encoding heavy metal translocating P-type ATPase metal-binding domain-containing protein, producing the protein MNDTKKACDLCGLTVETPGFTLKTNEGDKDFCCEGCKGIYQMLHEDQILPEPEKSE
- a CDS encoding DUF3301 domain-containing protein, which encodes MQVEVLLIFLLIVALFCWSDALSIREYAYLAVRKHCADMGVQMLDDCVALSRMTFKRDEFGRLRLMRSFEFEFSASGDDRYIGVITMTGRRIESIQMPPYRMI
- a CDS encoding ABC transporter ATP-binding protein; the protein is MPKPSSFQRAREAPDLPTGTIKFILYCISSFPVLLMLMLILETGQAACNILVPYAVKAIMDGVASLTEQTGPVLKTLQQPLLLLIGLALAEIIFSRTSGALLIIIGPRLRQRTTQKLFAYLQYHSVSYFGHHFAGALAHRISETAISVNHTTWSVLCEFWPITVTFIVSIFLLLEVNQGLGQYVASWVLSYIVISYWLATRCQQYAKSYAATRSHVNGKIVDAVSNMLNAKLFARLNYERRYLNEYLETEVRAGRRTFWYMERVRWFQFIAAAALKIGTVYYALTLWESGIISVGDFTMSIALALLIISDARNLTRRFLEFFEYVGNVANGVETIVRPHEIIDKPEATPLTVTHGRIEFRHVRFGYDPSQPVFENLNVIIEPGQRVGLVGFSGSGKSTFVALMLRNYEPQDGAILIDGVDIAGVTQDSLHEQVSVIPQDPSLFHRSLKENIGYGKLEAADAEIIGAADLAHADEFINDMKEGYDALVGERGVKLSGGQRQRIAIARVMLKDAPILILDEATSSLDSVTEKTIQENLDRAMGRKTVIAVAHRLSTIAHLDRILVFDNGRIVEDGSHNELLGRKGFYHRLWSMQAGGFLPEEAVSGIV